A portion of the Pseudoxanthomonas sp. JBR18 genome contains these proteins:
- the dapB gene encoding 4-hydroxy-tetrahydrodipicolinate reductase, which produces MSNAVRVLIHGASGRMGQALVRLAAEHPGLDVVAAVTRRAPSPRVVDGVAFFAASELSGVPAFDVAIDFSLPEGFDAVLALCVARKAALVSGTTGLSEAQRAALADAAAGIPLVWASNFSLGVAVLAELVERAAAALPGWDCDIVESHHVHKLDAPSGTALTLGQGAEAAGATPRYASLRAGDIVGEHLVQFTGLGERIELTHRASNRDIFARGALHAASRLAGRAPGSYRVRDLLD; this is translated from the coding sequence GTGAGCAACGCGGTGCGTGTGTTGATCCATGGCGCCTCCGGGCGCATGGGCCAGGCCCTGGTGCGCCTGGCCGCCGAACACCCGGGATTGGACGTGGTCGCCGCCGTGACCCGGCGGGCGCCGTCGCCGCGCGTGGTCGACGGGGTGGCGTTCTTCGCCGCGTCCGAACTGTCCGGCGTGCCGGCGTTCGACGTGGCGATCGATTTCAGCCTGCCGGAAGGCTTCGATGCGGTGCTGGCGCTGTGCGTGGCGCGCAAGGCCGCGCTCGTCTCGGGCACCACCGGCCTGTCCGAGGCCCAGCGTGCGGCACTGGCCGATGCGGCCGCTGGCATCCCGCTGGTCTGGGCCTCCAATTTCAGCCTCGGCGTGGCGGTGCTGGCCGAACTGGTCGAGCGCGCCGCTGCCGCGTTGCCGGGCTGGGACTGCGACATTGTCGAGTCGCATCACGTGCACAAGCTGGACGCACCGTCCGGCACGGCGCTGACGCTGGGGCAGGGGGCTGAAGCAGCCGGCGCCACGCCACGCTATGCCAGCCTGCGTGCCGGCGACATCGTCGGCGAGCACCTGGTGCAGTTCACCGGCCTGGGTGAACGGATCGAGCTGACCCACCGCGCCAGCAACCGCGACATCTTCGCGCGCGGCGCACTGCATGCCGCCAGCCGGCTGGCCGGACGCGCGCCGGGTAGTTATCGGGTGCGCGACCTGCTGGATTGA